The Siansivirga zeaxanthinifaciens CC-SAMT-1 region GAAACCTAGTAAGCCTAAAATAAAAGGTAACATATAATAAGTGTTTCTAGCCTTATTGTTTTTCACATCGCTTGGTAAGTTATCTTGCGACATCCCTAAAAGCTTTTCGTCTAGAGGTTTAATGCCGGTTATCCAATTGCCGTGGTTATCGTATCTTCCTTGAATATCGTCTTGTCTTCCAGAGAAATTCCACATAAAATAACGCCAATACATATAGCCCAATTGAAATTGGAACATATAAGTTATGTTAGACATTAACGACGGTTTTTCAACATCTATATAGCTTTTATAAGTTTTTAAAAATTTGTCGTAGCCTTCGTAATCTACATTGCCTTTAGCCACTTCATTTTTAAAATTAGAAACTAAAGTACGCAGTTCGTTTTCCATCTGGTATTCTGGTTTCAGTTTAAAATCTAAAAAACCAGAAAACATCATGTAATTTTCGGCGTGTTCGGCACTCCACATACGCGGTAAAATAGAGGCGTGTTTGTGGTTGTAGTTTTGTTTAGCGTTTTTGTAGTCGTTAACAATAACATATTTGCCTTTGGTTTCGTCTTTTTCGTACTTAGGTTTGTCGTCAACGTAAGGGCTGTTTTCATCTAAATACGAATATTGATCTGTAAACAAAGGCCCATAAAACAAATGCGTTTCGGGGTATTGTTCTAAGTTATAATACGCCAATAATTCGCGGGCACTTGAAGGATTGTTTTCATTAATAACCGTATTGGCATTAGCACGAATAGGCAGCATGAGCCAGGTTGAAAATCCAATAATCACAAAAGTTAAACATAAAACACTTGTATTTAAATGTGTGTAACCTTTCTGTTTTGTATATTTTAATGCATAAATAATAATAGCTACCAATGCTAAGCCTGCAATTATAGAACCCGAATTAAAAGGCAGACCAACGGAATTCACAAAAAATATTTCAGACACACTAAATATTTTTAAAATATTCGGAGCCAGTAATTTAAAAACAAATAATAAAACAGCCACCGAAACGACGTTTGCTATTATAAAGTTTTTAATGGTAACTGTTTTGTAGTTTTTAAAGTAATAAATAAGTCCAATTGCTGGAATGGTTAAAAGTCCCATAAAGTGAACTCCAAAAGATAAACCAATAACAAAAGCAATTAAAATTAACCAACGATTACCGCGAGGCTTATCCATGTCTTGTTCCCAGCGTAAGCTCAACCAAAATAAAATAGACATGATTAAAGTAGCCATGGCGTAAACTTCAGTTTCAACCGCATTAAACCAGAAAGAATCGGTAAATGCAAAAGCTAAACTACCAACCAATGCGCTACCCAGAATAGCAAAAGCTTTTTCTTTACTAATGTCTTTTTTAATTCCGACTAACTTTTTTAGAAGCAGCGTAATGGTCCAAAACATAAATAAAATAGTAAAGGCACTAGAAATAGCACTCATCATATTCATCATAAAACCAACTTGCGAAGGCTCTAGAGCAAACATAGAGAAAAATGCGCCCAGCATTTGAAAAAGTGGTGCTCCTGGCGGGTGACCAACTTGCAGTTTAGCCGAGGTTAAAATATATTCTCCAGCATCCCAGAAGCTTACGGTAGGTTCTGCAGTAAGTGTGTATGTTACAAGCGCAATTAAAAAAGAGAACCAACCAAGAATGGTGTTCCATTTTTTAAAGTTAAAATTGGTCATAAATTATTTTTTAAATAGTATGGCGAATTTAGTAATAAATATATTATTTGGTATGTTTTTAAGTAAACGTTAAGCATTGATAATTATTTTTTAAAAAAATGTTTGTAGAAATGAAACTTTGTTTTAAATTTGCATCCTCATTTACACAATGGCTTATGGTGTAACTGGCAACACGTCTGGTTTTGGTCCAGAAGAGTCTAGGTTCGAGCCCTAGTAAGCCAACAAAAAGTCTTTCAGTTTTCTGGAAGACTTTTTTGTTTGAGACTTTTTGATGATTGTATTATGGGTTAAAATAAGCCCCGATAACCATTAAATCGATATCTAATTTTATTAAAAATTGCTTAAAAATCAATAAAATATTATATATTTGCACCGTTGAAAGGCGAATTAAGGAACGAGGGGACGGAAAGTCCCCTCTTTTTATAATAAAAAATGTTTAAAAATACTGTCAAAGATTTACTAGATGCAGCTTTGGTTGAAAGACCAGACTTATTTCTAATTGATTTCACTGTACAAGCAGATAATCATATTAACGTAGTTATAGATGGCGATCAAGGCGTATTAGTTGAAGATTGCATGTTTATTAGCAGAGCCATCGAGCATAATTTAGATAGAGAAGAACAAGATTTCTCACTGGAAGTTATGTCGGCAGGAGCTGCAGCACCTTTAGTAAATAAAAGACAATATTTTAAAAATTTGAATAGAGACCTTAAAGTAAGTACAACCTTAGATAAATTTGAAGGTAAACTTGCCAAAGCAAACGAAACAAATATAACATTAGAATGGAAAGTTAGGGAGCCAAAACCAGTAGGTAAAGGTAAAGTAACTGTCTTAAAACAAGCGGAAATCGCTTACGAAGATATTGTAGAAGCAAAAGTTATGATTAAATTTTAATTCAGTAAGAGTTATGGAGAATATCGCGTTAATTGAATCTTTTTCAGAATTCAAAGACGATAAGCTAATTGACCGTGTAACGTTGATGGCGATTTTAGAAGATGTATTTAGAAGTGCTTTAAAAAAGAAGTATGGCGATGACGATAATTTTGATATTATTGTAAATCCAGACAAAGGCGATTTAGAGATATGGAGAAATCGAGTGGTTGTAGCCGATGGTGAAGTAGAAGAACCAAATCAAGAAATTTCATTATCTGAAGCTCGAAAAATTGAGCCAGATTTTGAGGTAGGTGAAGACGTTTCAGAAGAAGTAAAGCTTATCGATTTAGGAAGACGTGCTATTTTAGCATTACGCCAAAACTTAATTTCTAAAATTCACGAACACGATAACACAATTGTTTTCAAACAATTTAAGGATTTAATAGGCGATATTTACACAGCAGAAGTTCATCACATACGTCACAGAGCTGTTATTTTATTAGACGACGAAGGAAACGAAATCGTTTTGCCAAAAGAAAAACAAATACCTTCAGATTTCTTTAGAAAAGGAGACAATGTAAGAGGTGTTATTGATAGTGTAGAATTAAAGGGTGCCAAGCCTACCATTATCATGTCAAGAAGTTCCCCTGCATTTTTAGAGAAACTTTTTGAGCAAGAAATACCAGAAGTTTTTGACGGACTTATTACAATTAAAAATGTAGTTAGAATTCCAGGCGAAAAAGCAAAAGTTGCCGTAGATTCTTATGATGATAGAATCGATCCTGTTGGCGCTTGTGTTGGTATGAAAGGATCTAGAATACATGGTATTGTAAGAGAGTTAGGTAACGAAAACATCGATGTTATTAATTACACAACCAATTTACAATTATACATCACCAGAGCATTAAGCCCTGCAAGAGTAACTTCAATTAAAATTAACGAAGAAACTAAACGTGCCGAAGTAATTTTAAAACCAGAAGAAGTTAGTAAAGCTATTGGTAGAGGCGGACATAACATTCGTTTGGCTGGGCAGTTAACAGGTTATGAAATAGATGTATTTAGAGAAGGCGCAGAGGAAGATGTTGAATTATCTGAGTTCTCTGATGAAATAGAAGGATGGATTATTGAAGAGTTTAGCAAAGCTGGTCTAGATACTGCAAAAAGTATTTTAGAACAAGATGTAAACGATTTAGTAAAAAGAACAGATTTAGAAGAAGAAACAATTAAAGACGTTATTAGAATTTTAAGAGAAGAATTCGAAGAATAACATATATTTGAGTATTTTAAAGGCGATTTATGGCTGAAACAATTAGATTAAATAAAGTATTACGCGAACTAAATATTTCTTTAGATCGTGCCGTAGAATTTTTAGATTCGAAAGGTGTCGATATAGAGAAACGTCCAACTACAAAAATTTCACAAGAAGTTTACAACATTCTTTCTAGTGAATTTCAAGTTGATGCTAACAAAAAAGTTGCATCTATGGAAGTTGGTGAAGCAAAATTAAAAGAAAAAGAAGTTTTGCGAGAGCAACGTGAGCGTGAACTTGAACAGAAACAAAAAGAACAAGCCAGAAGAGACGAAGTTGTTAAAGCTACCAAAATACTTTCTGGTCCTAAACAAGTTGGCAAAATAGATTTAGATACAAATAAGGAAATAATAGAGCCTAAAGTTGAAAAATCTCCAGAGCCAGTAGTTGAGGCACCAGCTAAAGAATCTGTTGTTAAAACAGAAGAAGTTGCGAAACAACCCGAAGCCGAAAAAGTTGTTGAAACTCCAAAGAATGAAGAAACTCCTGTAAAAGAAACACCTAAAGCAGAAGAAGAGAAAGTTCAAAAACCTAAACCTAAACAGGAAATAGAAGTGGTAAAAACCACCAAAACCAATGAAGAAGGTGAAGTTGTTGAAGAAGAAAGAGTTGAGACTAAATATCAAAAATTAACAGGTCCTAAAATTGCTGGAGATAAAATTGATTTATCTCAGTTTAATAAACCTAAGAAGAAAAAAGAAGATAAAAAACCAGCCGATGCAAAAGCTGGGGATGCAAATTCTTCAAATAAAAGAAAGCGCCGTCGTATAAGTAAAGTAGGTGGTCCTGGCGACAACAAAAACACTAATACTGGAGGTGCACCATCTCAGTCAAGACCAGGAGGAAACGATCGTTTCAAAGGAAAACCAGGTCAGGCTAGACGTCCAATTATTAAAGAAGACCCTAGTGACGAGGATGTTAAAAAACAAGTACGTGAAACTTTAGAAAAACTACAAGGTAAATCATCTAAAGGTAAAGGTGCTAAATATAGAAGAGATAAAAGAGATCAACACAGAGATCAAACCGAAAGAGATCTTCAACAAGAAGCAGCAGAAAGTAAAATCTTAAAAGTAACAGAGTTCGTAACAGCGAATGAAGTTGCAACAATGATGGATGTGCCCGTAACGCAAATTATCTCGGCCTGTATGTCTTTAGGTATGATGGTAACCATGAATCAGCGTCTAGATGCTGAAACCTTATCTATCGTAGCCGAAGAATTTGGATACCAGGTTGAATTTGTAACTGCAGGAATCGAAGAATCTATAGAAGTTGTTGAAGATAGAGAAGAAGATTTACTAGAAAGAGCGCCTATTGTTACGGTAATGGGTCACGTAGATCACGGTAAAACATCCCTTCTGGATTACATTCGTAAAGAAAACGTAATTGCAGGAGAATCGGGTGGAATTACACAACATATTGGAGCATACGGCGTAAAATTAGAAAACGGACAAAAAATTGCGTTCTTAGATACACCAGGTCACGAAGCGTTTACAGCGATGCGTGCTCGTGGTGCTCAAGTTACAGATATTGCTATTATTGTGGCTGCTGCCGATGATGATATTATGCCACAAACAAAAGAGGCTATATCGCATGCACAAGCTGCAGGGGTGCCTATTGTTTTTGCAATTAATAAAATAGATAAACCAGACGCAAATCCAGATAAAATTAAAGAAGGATTAGCACAAATGAATTTGTTAGTAGAAGATTGGGGTGGTAAAATACAATCGCATGATATCTCGGCAAAAATGGGTACTGGTGTTAAAGAATTATTAGAAAAAGTATTACTTGAAGCCGAATTACTAGAGCTAAGAGCAAATCCAAACAAACCAGCTGTTGGTACGGTTGTAGAAGCCTTCCTTGATAAAGGTCGTGGTTATGTAGCCACTATTTTAGTTCAGGCTGGAACTTTACGTGTTGGAGATTATGTATTAGCAGGTAAACACAGTGGTAAAGTAAAAGCGATGCACGACGAGCGTGGTAATGATGTTGCCGAAGCAGGTCCATCGACACCTGTATCGATATTAGGTTTAGATGGTGCACCACAAGCGGGTGATAAATTTAACGTGTTTGAAGATGAGCGAGAAGCAAAACAAATTGCTGCAAAACGTTCTCAGCTACAACGTGAGCAATCGGTTCGTACACAACGTCATATTACATTAGATGAAATTGGTCGTCGTATTGCATTAGGAGATTTCCAAGAATTAAACATTATCCTTAAAGGTGACGTGGATGGTTCGGTTGAAGCTTTAACAGATTCATTCCAGAAATTATCTACCGAAGAAATTCAAGTGAATATTTTACATAAAGGTGTAGGAGCCATTACTGAAAGTGATGTATTATTAGCTTCAGCATCTGATGCGATTATTATTGGATTTAATGTGCGTCCTGTAGGTAATGCTCGAATGATTGCCGATAAAGAAGAAATAGATATCCGTACATACTCTATTATTTACGATGCCATTAACGATCTTAAAGATGCTATGGAAGGTATGTTATCTCCAGAGTTTAAAGAAGAGATTACAGGTACTGCCGAAATTAGAGAAATATTTAAGGTTACTAAAATTGGAAGCATTGCTGGTTGTATGGTAACAAATGGTAAAATATTTAGAAACTCTGGTATTCGTTTAATTAGAGACGGTGTTGTAGTATTTACAGGTGAGTTAGCATCATTAAAACGATTTAAAGATGATGTTAAAGAAGTTGCTAAAGGTTACGATTGTGGTATGCAAATTAAAAACTACAACGACATTAAAGAGGGCGATATTATAGAAGCCTTCCATGAAGTTGAAGTTAAAAAGAAACTAAAATAAAGTTTAAAAGTTTACATAAAAAAAGCGATCCGAGGATCGCTTTTTTATTTATAAGTCTTTTTAAAATCATGCACAGGTATACAAATTTATTTTTTCGTATAAAGTTGCCTTATTAATTGGTTTGTTTATGTAATCGTTCATACCAATTTCTAAAACATATTCTCTTGTTTTTTGCATGGCATCTGCTGTAACGGCAATAATAGGAATACTTTTAATAAGTTCGCCAAGGTCACCGTTTCTTATAATTTTGGTAGCTTCATATCCATCCATAACAGGCATTTGTAAATCCATTAAAATGATATCAAAAGATTCTTTTTTTAAGCATTCTAAACCTTCATTACCATTATTGGCGATTACTAAATTGGTATAATTGAAGCTTTGTAAAATTTTTCGAATAACCATTTGGTTCATTTTATTGTCTTCAACAATAAGAATTTTTAAATCCTTATTATTCGTATTTAAAAGTGTCGCATCGGCGGTTATGTGCTGTTTAATTTGAACGATTTCAAAAGGTAATTTTATATTTACCTGAGTGCCAACGCCTAATTCACTTTTTATATTAATTGTTCCGTTAAATAATTTTACCAAGTGTTTTACAATACTTAAACCAAGACCAATACCACCAAATTGTCTTTTATGATTTAACCGCATCTGACTAAAACTATCATAAATATTGTTAAGTATTTTATTGTCGATACCAATTCCTGTATCAGAAATTACAATATCAAACACACCAGATTCATTTGATTCGATTTTACTCGTAATCTTAAATTGAATACTACCTTCTTTAGTATATTTAAAAGCATTGCTTACTACGTTGTTTATTATTTGTAGAAAACGCTCGGTATCACCAGAAATTAAATAAGGTAATTGGTTATCAATAGTATAATTGTAAATAAGGCCTTTGTTTTCTGCTTCAATTTTCCAATTATTATTTATTTGAGAAAGAACAGTTTCTGGATTAAATGTTTCTTTTTTAAGGATAAGCTCGTTTTTTTCAATAAGTTCAAAATCAAGAATATCGTTCACATTACTAAGCAAGCTTAATGAAGCATTTTTTATAATTTCAAATTGTTTACGCGTCTCTTTATTTTGTTCATCGTTTAACTGCAATTCGGCAATTCCCATAATTGCATTTATTGGTGTTCTTAATTCATGACTTATGTTAGACATGAAGTAGGTTTTTAACTGACTTATTTCTTCAGATTTTATAAGCGCAAATTCTTGAGATTTTTCCTTTTCTAATCGTAATTTCTTAATAAGATTTGTCATAGATAGCGACAAGAAAATAACTTCAAAACCAGCACCAAATTTAGCGCTGTTTACTACATAGAAGTTATTAGGTAGTAAGCTAAGATTGTTCATTACAAATCCCATAAGACCAATAACTAAGAAGAAAATACCTATCGAGAAATACCTGTCTATTTTAACGCCTTTATATTGAATATAAAATAAGCTAACTATAATGAGAATTAAACTTAACAACCCATTAAGATTGCTTAAAGGGTAAGCATGCTCCATGGTTTGTGGGCTAATTAAAACCATAACAAATAAACCTGCAATTATAAAATACAATATTCTAAAACCTTTATAAGCTAAAGGGAATTCTACTTTAATTTTTAGGAAATATTCGCAATATTTTAATAAAAATAAATTTGAAAATAAGGCAGTAATTAAAACGGCTTTAGTATTAAAATAACCGCCATTTGGGAAAATATATTGAAAAATTAAACCATCTAATGCAGCCTGTAAAGAAGCTATTGAAAATACATAGAAACCGTAAAATAGAAATGTTTTTTCTTTTAAACTTTTGTAAAAAAACAAGTAAATTATACCAGCCAAAAGCAAGATGCCATAAAACAAACCGAAGAATAATTGCTGATTGTAATTGTATTTCCAAAATTCATTTTCATTATAAATATTTAAAGGAATATTTATTGTTTCACCATCACTTTTTAAATTAAGATAAAATTGATTTTTACTATTTGGAGGAAGTATTATTTTAAAAATTGTCGATCGATGTTTTACCTGCTTTTCTTCAAATCGAATTTCATCGCCACTTTTAAAAGATTTAATGTTGTTATTGGTAATCTGGTAAAGTGTAGCAAAATCTGTTACGGGTCTTGCTGTATTTAAGTAATATATTTTTGATTCTGCAGAGGTGTTTTCTAGTTTAAAACGAACCCAATAGTAATCTGAAGTAAAGCCTACACTTTCATTATCTGATTTAAGTGGTGTGTAAATTAAATCGTTTGAAATTAATACTTCATTTATATTAAGCGTTTGCTTGCCCACATTTGTATATGAAGCATATTGAAAAAGATCATCTTGGTTAAGTTCTGGGTTGTAATAAGTATCTGTATAATTTATATCATTTGCAAATAGACTTATTAATATGAGTAGTAATTTCATATACAGGTATTTGGCTATTAATTTAGGGCAAAAAACCGAATCTAGTTTTTTCTAAATTCGGTTTAAAATAATTAATTACTTTTCTTAGGCTTGAATATTAAAGCATTTGAAAATTTACTTTTAATTTTTTTTAAGGCTCTATCTGCTTCAATTTTTGTTCTGAAATTACCAACCCAAGTTTTAAAATTAGGTTCTTCATAAACAACGATTGTTTTTATATCTTCAAAGGCATTTTTGAATTCTGTTTCAGCATTATAGGCGCCATTTCTGTTGCCATTATAAATCTGAATTTTATACCTTTCTGTAGTATTTTTATTAATGTCCTTCTTTACATCAAGTAATTTTGTAATCTTTTCATCTTGATTAACTGTTAAAGTTCCTTCTTGTGCAAAAGACAACGATGTGCAAGCCATAAGGGTAATTGCAAGTAAATGAGCAGGTTTAATTTTCAAAGAATTCATTTTCAATATATTTTATACAAATGTATACGTAATTAAATTAATTTCGGTTTTTTTTCTTATTTAGAATCTCTCTAAATTATCAATTAACAGTTCTGTAACATTTCTCAAATCGACTTTAAGTATTACTTTTGCGAGAGATTTTATTAAATCTTTTTTATTTAATTAATGACAAAAGTCATACCGAAGTTTAGAAGTTAATTTAGCCAACAATATGAGAAAGGTGATTCACCGTACATTAAGTAAAGACATTCTTGGTTTAAGCTTAATCATTGTATTAGCATTTACAACAGCTCTTTCAGCTCAAGGAGATCCAGTAAAAGGAAAATCATTGTTTAATGCCAATTGCGCAGCATGTCATCAATTAGATAAGAAAATGACAGGGCCTGCGTTGCGAAATGTACAACAACGTTTAGAGGAAGAAGAAGGTTTAGATAAATCTTGGATTTACAACTGGATTCATAACAGTTCAGGTCTCATTAAGTCTGGTGATGCTTATGCTAACAAAATATACAACGAGTATGGCGGGGCGGCAATGACAGCTTTTCCTCAGTTGTCTGAAGAAGATATTGATAATATTTTAGCCTACACAGCCGAGGTAAAAGAAGAAGCGCCTGCTACAGCTGCAGTTCAAGCAGAAGGTGGTGCAGCTCAAAGTTCTGGCGGAATTTCTAATGAAATTATTTTAGGAGCTTTAGCGATTCTTTTTATGTTGCTTGCTTTAGGGTTGTTTTTAGTAAACAAAACGCTTCGACGTTTTGCTTCTGCTCAAAACATCGAGTTGCCTGAAGCATCAGAAAAAACACCGCTTTGGAAAGCATTTGTGCAAAATCAATTTTTAATGGTTGTTATTGCCATTTTCTTCTTACTTACCAGTGCTTATTTTGTTTATGGTTATTTAATGCAGATAGGTGTAGATCAAGGTTATCAGCCGGTACAGCCAATTCATTTTTCACATAAAATTCACGCAGGAGATAATGGTATAGATTGTAAATACTGTCACTCATCTGCTAGAGTTAGTAAAGCTTCAGGTATTCCGTCTGTTAATATTTGTATGAACTGTCATAAATCTATTTACGAATACAATGGAGAAACCACTCCTGAGTATTCAAAAGAATTTTACGATGGAGAAATTAAAAAGATATACAAAGCTGCAGGATGGGATGATGCCGAGCAAAAATACACAGGAAATACACAACCAATTAAATGGGTTAAAATCCATAATTTACCAGACTTTGTTTACTTCAACCACTCACAACACGTAACTGTTGCCGGTGTAGAATGTCAAACGTGTCATGGTCCTATTGAAGAAATGGAAATTGTTAGTCAATTTGCTCCCTTAACAATGGGATGGTGTATTAACTGTCACAGAAGCACAAACGTAAAAGTAGAAGACAACGCATACTACACTAAAATTCACGAAGAATTATCTAAGAAATATGGTGTAGATAAATTAACTGCAGCTCAAATGGGCGGGTTAGAATGTGGTAAATGTCACTATTAATAAATTTAATAAGAAGTAATTCAATTATATAATATGTCATCAAACAAGAAATACTGGAAAAGTGTTGAGGAGCTAAACGAAAACAGCTCTATTGTTGAGACGCTAAAACAAAACGAGTTTGTAGCAGAGATTCCTACTGATGAATTTTTAGGTGATAAAAATACATTAGAATCAACCTCTACAACGCGTCGCGATTTCTTAAAATACGTAGGATTTACTACAGCGGCTGCTTCACTTGCAGCTTGTGAAGGTCCTGTAAAAAAATCGATTCCTTATGTTGTGCAGCCCCATGAGATTATTCCTGGTGTTGCTAACTATTATGCCACTACGATAGCAGATGGATTTGATTTTGCAAGTATTTTAGTTAAAACTCGTGAAGGTCGTCCAATTAAAATTGAAAATAACACTTTAGCTTCTACTAATGGAACAGCTAACGCCAGAGTTAATGCTTCCGTTCTAGGATTATATGATAGTTTAAGATTAAAAGGTCCTAAAAAAGCAGGAGCATCTATTTCTTGGAGTACATTTAATTCTGAAACTACAAAAAAATTAAACGAGCTCAAGGCAGCTAACAAAAAAATTGTTTTGTTAACTCAAACATTTGCTAGCCCTTCAACGCGTAATTTAATTGCAGACTTTAAAGAAGAGTATGGTAATGTTGAGCGTGTTATATATGATGCAGTTTCTGAGACAGCAGCTTTAGATGCTTTTGAAGCAAAATATGGCAAACGAGCTTTAGCAAATTATGATTTTTCTAAAGCCATGACAATCGTTTCTTTTGCTGCAGATTTCTTAGGAGATTGGCAAGGAGGCGGTTTTGATGCTGCATATTCAAAAAATAGAATTCCGCAAAACGGAAAAATGTCTCGTCACATTCAGTTTGAGTCTAATATGACTTTATCTGGAGCTAACGCAGACAAACGTGTTATGTTAAAACCTAGCGAACAAAAATTAGCTTTAGCTAAATTGTACGCTTATGTTACAGGAACTTCTGTTTCTGGAACTTTACCATCTCATATCGATACAGCTGTTAAAAAAACTGCTGCTGAATTAAAGAAAGCAGGAAGCTCTGCTGTGGTTGTTACTGGTATTCAAGATGTAAACGCTCAAACAGTTGTATTAGAGTTAAATACATTTTTAGCAAGTAAAGCATTCGACACAAAGGCTACAATAAAAACAAGACAAGGAGATGCAAAGCAAGTTTCACAACTTGTGTCAGATATGAAAGCAGGTAAAGTAGCTGCTATCATTATGTGTGGCGTTAATCCTTTATATACATTACCAAATGCTTCAGAATTCGCTGAAGGATTGAAAAAAGTAGAATTATCTATTGCTTTTTCAATGAAAGAAGATGAAACATCTTCTGAAGTACAATATATTGCAGCAGCACCACATTACTTAGAATCTTGGGGTGATGTTGAAATAAAAGATGGTCATTACGGTTTAATGCAACCAACAATTCGTCCATTATTCGATACAAAACAATTTCAAGATGTTTTATTGATGTGGACTGCCAATGATATGGCGTATAACGACTATATCAAGGAAGTTTGGAATGAAGATATTTTAAATGGTGCTTCATTTAATCAAGCATTACATGACGGACAGTTTGTTTCTAAAGTTTTCGAAATGGAAGACTATGATAAACTGGAAGGTGTTGTAAGTGAAAATTCGGTTACTGAAACTTCAACAGGTGTTGCAGCTAATGCTTTAGCAAGTGCAGCGAAATCTAGCGATTTTGAATTAACATTATATACAAAAACAGGTATGGGTGATGGTCAACAAGCCAATAACCCATGGTTACAAGAGTTTCCAGATCCTATTACAAGAACGTCTTGGGATAATTACTTAACCATTTCTAAAGCAGATGCAGATGCATTAGGCTTAGAAAATACCCACGTTGCAACCGGTGCCTTAAATGGTAGCTACGCTAAAGTAACTGTTAACGGTGTTAGTGTTGTTGCTCCAGTTATGATTCAGCCAGGACAAGCAAAAGGTTCTGTTGGATTAGCACTTGGATATGGAAGAACTAAAGGTTTAAAAGAAGAAATGCAAACAGGTGTTAATGCTTATCCATTATACCAAGGTTTCAATTCTGTTCAAAGTGTAACTATTGAACCTGCTTCAGGCGAGCATGAATTTGCATCTGTTCAGTTACATAATACTTTAATGGGGCGTGGAGACATCATTAAGGAAACAACTCTAGAAGTTTTCAATACTAAAGATAAAAAGTACTGGAATCCGATGGCAATGGTTTCTTTAAATCATGAAGAAACTCCAGTAACCTCTCCAGAAGTAGATTTATGGGATGAGTTTGATCGTTCTATTGGTCATCATTTCAACCTGTCAATCGACTTAAATGCTTGTACTGGCTGTGGCGCTTGTGTTATTGCTTGTCATGCAGAAAACAACGTTCCTGTTGTTGGTAAAACTGAAGTACGTCGTAGCCGTGATATGCACTGGTTACGTATTG contains the following coding sequences:
- the infB gene encoding translation initiation factor IF-2 encodes the protein MAETIRLNKVLRELNISLDRAVEFLDSKGVDIEKRPTTKISQEVYNILSSEFQVDANKKVASMEVGEAKLKEKEVLREQRERELEQKQKEQARRDEVVKATKILSGPKQVGKIDLDTNKEIIEPKVEKSPEPVVEAPAKESVVKTEEVAKQPEAEKVVETPKNEETPVKETPKAEEEKVQKPKPKQEIEVVKTTKTNEEGEVVEEERVETKYQKLTGPKIAGDKIDLSQFNKPKKKKEDKKPADAKAGDANSSNKRKRRRISKVGGPGDNKNTNTGGAPSQSRPGGNDRFKGKPGQARRPIIKEDPSDEDVKKQVRETLEKLQGKSSKGKGAKYRRDKRDQHRDQTERDLQQEAAESKILKVTEFVTANEVATMMDVPVTQIISACMSLGMMVTMNQRLDAETLSIVAEEFGYQVEFVTAGIEESIEVVEDREEDLLERAPIVTVMGHVDHGKTSLLDYIRKENVIAGESGGITQHIGAYGVKLENGQKIAFLDTPGHEAFTAMRARGAQVTDIAIIVAAADDDIMPQTKEAISHAQAAGVPIVFAINKIDKPDANPDKIKEGLAQMNLLVEDWGGKIQSHDISAKMGTGVKELLEKVLLEAELLELRANPNKPAVGTVVEAFLDKGRGYVATILVQAGTLRVGDYVLAGKHSGKVKAMHDERGNDVAEAGPSTPVSILGLDGAPQAGDKFNVFEDEREAKQIAAKRSQLQREQSVRTQRHITLDEIGRRIALGDFQELNIILKGDVDGSVEALTDSFQKLSTEEIQVNILHKGVGAITESDVLLASASDAIIIGFNVRPVGNARMIADKEEIDIRTYSIIYDAINDLKDAMEGMLSPEFKEEITGTAEIREIFKVTKIGSIAGCMVTNGKIFRNSGIRLIRDGVVVFTGELASLKRFKDDVKEVAKGYDCGMQIKNYNDIKEGDIIEAFHEVEVKKKLK
- a CDS encoding hybrid sensor histidine kinase/response regulator, producing the protein MKLLLILISLFANDINYTDTYYNPELNQDDLFQYASYTNVGKQTLNINEVLISNDLIYTPLKSDNESVGFTSDYYWVRFKLENTSAESKIYYLNTARPVTDFATLYQITNNNIKSFKSGDEIRFEEKQVKHRSTIFKIILPPNSKNQFYLNLKSDGETINIPLNIYNENEFWKYNYNQQLFFGLFYGILLLAGIIYLFFYKSLKEKTFLFYGFYVFSIASLQAALDGLIFQYIFPNGGYFNTKAVLITALFSNLFLLKYCEYFLKIKVEFPLAYKGFRILYFIIAGLFVMVLISPQTMEHAYPLSNLNGLLSLILIIVSLFYIQYKGVKIDRYFSIGIFFLVIGLMGFVMNNLSLLPNNFYVVNSAKFGAGFEVIFLSLSMTNLIKKLRLEKEKSQEFALIKSEEISQLKTYFMSNISHELRTPINAIMGIAELQLNDEQNKETRKQFEIIKNASLSLLSNVNDILDFELIEKNELILKKETFNPETVLSQINNNWKIEAENKGLIYNYTIDNQLPYLISGDTERFLQIINNVVSNAFKYTKEGSIQFKITSKIESNESGVFDIVISDTGIGIDNKILNNIYDSFSQMRLNHKRQFGGIGLGLSIVKHLVKLFNGTINIKSELGVGTQVNIKLPFEIVQIKQHITADATLLNTNNKDLKILIVEDNKMNQMVIRKILQSFNYTNLVIANNGNEGLECLKKESFDIILMDLQMPVMDGYEATKIIRNGDLGELIKSIPIIAVTADAMQKTREYVLEIGMNDYINKPINKATLYEKINLYTCA
- a CDS encoding SPOR domain-containing protein, whose protein sequence is MNSLKIKPAHLLAITLMACTSLSFAQEGTLTVNQDEKITKLLDVKKDINKNTTERYKIQIYNGNRNGAYNAETEFKNAFEDIKTIVVYEEPNFKTWVGNFRTKIEADRALKKIKSKFSNALIFKPKKSN
- a CDS encoding cytochrome c3 family protein, translating into MRKVIHRTLSKDILGLSLIIVLAFTTALSAQGDPVKGKSLFNANCAACHQLDKKMTGPALRNVQQRLEEEEGLDKSWIYNWIHNSSGLIKSGDAYANKIYNEYGGAAMTAFPQLSEEDIDNILAYTAEVKEEAPATAAVQAEGGAAQSSGGISNEIILGALAILFMLLALGLFLVNKTLRRFASAQNIELPEASEKTPLWKAFVQNQFLMVVIAIFFLLTSAYFVYGYLMQIGVDQGYQPVQPIHFSHKIHAGDNGIDCKYCHSSARVSKASGIPSVNICMNCHKSIYEYNGETTPEYSKEFYDGEIKKIYKAAGWDDAEQKYTGNTQPIKWVKIHNLPDFVYFNHSQHVTVAGVECQTCHGPIEEMEIVSQFAPLTMGWCINCHRSTNVKVEDNAYYTKIHEELSKKYGVDKLTAAQMGGLECGKCHY